TGATGCATGGCGATCCGCCAGAGCGGATCGCGCCGAAGATCGCGGACTTGCGTCGCCGGCGCGAGGAGGCGAGCGAGGCGCTGCGTCGCGAAACCGGTGAAGAGCTACCGCCACTCGCCTTCGGCGTCGCCGGCTACACGATAGTTCGCGACACGCCGGGGGAAGCGTCGCGCGAGGTGACGCGCATAACGAACGTACAGCCCGGATCGCCCGGCTATCGCAATTATCAAGATTGGGTAGCAAACACGAAACTCGAACAGCGCGTGAGTCTCGAGGACTATTCAGTCTCGAATCGTGGGCTGCGCGCGGGCCTCGTTGGCACGGCGGAACAGGTCGCGGAGCAGGTCGGTCGCTTCGCGGAGGCTGGTGTGGATCTTTTGCTGTTGCAGTGCAGCCCGCAACTGCAGGAGATGGAGCGGTTCGCGGCCGAAGTAATCGCTGGAGATGTCCGGCGGAGGCGAAACACGCATCGGGACCAGAGAGAAATCGCCGAGCAGCGTTGTCCGCCTAACGGTAACCGAACCGGTAACGCGGCAACCGTTTCGTAACCGCGCAATGTGCGCCATGAATCCGCGCATTGCGGCTCGTCGACTTCGTATGAGCGCGCATAGTTTCGTGCATGTTCAACAATGAGAGCAGATGATTTCATGGTGACATATGGAATCGATGTTGCCTTACATGGTGGCGTACCCACTCACACCTTGTCAGGACACCCACCATGTCTAGTCTGCTTCGCGCCCGGAAGGGCTTCACGCTGATCGAGCTCCTGATCGTGGTCGTGATCATCGGCATCTTGGCCGCGATCGCGATTCCGAAGTTCGCGAACACCAAGAACAAGGCGTACGTCACGGCGATGAAGTCGGACCTGCGCAACCTCGTCACCGCTGAGGAAGCGTTCTTCTCCGATTCGACGTACTACACGACCGCGACGACGCTCGTTACGCGTAAGGGCTTCAAGAACTCGTCTGGGGTCGGCGTTCCAGCCGTGACCCCCGGGCCGGGCTATTGGTCGGCGACGGTTACGCACAGCCAGCTTGCTGGTTCGACCTGCGGTATCGGTGTGAACACGACCAGCCCGACGATCACCACGGCGGGCGATGGCGAACCGGCGTGCTACGTGCCGTAAGAGCGTCTAGGCTCGAGGGGAACGGGGGCTCGGGAATAAGGGGAAGCAGCCCCGCGGACGGGTGTCCGTGGGGCTGCTTCGTGCGCAGAGCTGAAGCGTTACTCAGTCTGCTTTCTTCAGTCCGTCGAGCTTCTGCTGGGCGGCCATCATATGCGCCTCGAACGCGGGCGCAATACGCGTCTCGAGATCCTTGAGCTCCTGATTCTGCGTTGCCGGAAGCAGTGTGGTCGACACGGCGTCGATGACGGCCTTGTGATAGGCAACCTCGTGCTGCAGGAATGCGCGATCGAACTCGGCGCCCTTCGCGGCGCGCAGCATCGCCATCGCCGTCTCGTGATCCTTCGCCATGGCAAAATCCTTCGGCGGCGTCGGGTGTACACCGAGCTTCTTGGCGAGGTCACGCCCCTGTTGACGCACCATCGTGTGATCGTGCACCAGCATTGCGCCGAAATCGCGGATCTCCTTGGTCGTGCCCTTCTTTTCGGCGAGCGCTCCAGTCTCGATGTCCCACGTATTCGCGGCATCGAAGATGGCGACGATGGTGGCGTCGTCGAGCGCGGCCTTCGGCGCGGGCGCCGGCGCGGCGTACAGCGAATGAACTGTGGCGACGGCCGCGGTGGCGGCGACGACGAGTCCGGAGAAGAGAGCGGCACGAAGCATCGGAGTACGGAAGGGCGTTGACATGTTCTCGAGTTGGCTAGTGTGAACGGGCCGACCCGCGATCTGCGGGCGTTCGGCATAGTACGCACGCGGTCGACAATAAGTCAAGCAAAAACTGTACTTATTAGCAATTGCCTCTTGTCTGGGCCCGCGAGCCGGTGCCAACTTGAGATCCATGCTTCGTGTCTCGCCCAAACCGGATGCCCCAACGAGGGGCCAGATCCTCGCGCTCCTGCGGCGCGGACAGATGACTGTCGACGAGCTTGCGCAGGCCATCGGCATCACCGACAACGCCGTTCGCCTGCATCTCGCCGCGCTCGAGCGCGATGGTTTGGCGCGAGGCGTCGGCGTGCGGCGCGAGGGCGTGGTCGGGAAGCCGGCGACACTCTATGGTGTTTCTCCGGAAGGCGAAGCGGCGTTCTCGAAGGCGTACGAGCCGGTGCTGACGACGCTCCTCGTCACGCTCGCCGGACGCCTGGGCGAGCTCGAGCTGAGCGATCTGTTACGTGACGTCGGGCGTCAGTTGGCGGCCACGTCGGTGTCGGCCAGTGCGACACTCGAACACCGCGTGCGCGCGGCCGCGGCAGTGCTCGATGCGCTCGGCGCCGACACCGACGTGCGACGATCAGGGGCGAACGGTTTCGTCGTGAAGGGATTCGCGTGTCCGCTGAGCCGGTCGGTGGCCCAGTGCCCGCCACTGTGCGGCGCGGTCGAAGAGCTCGTTTCGGGAATCACGAAGGCGAAGGTGCAGGAGAAGTGTGATCGTTCCGATGTGCCGCGCTGCACCTTCGTGGTGACGCCGCGCCCTCAGCGCAATCGCTCCTAGTCGCGATAACTTCCTCGGCGCCATGAGCACCGAGCCTCAACTCAAGGTTGTCGACGCCGCTGCGATCGCGTACCGCTTGTACGACATCGGTTACGAGATCGACCTCGATCGGGCGAGCACGCTCTTCGCGCCGGACGCGGCGACGCGAGCGCGGCCAGCACGCAACGAGGCGCAGGCGCTGCAGATCGTGAATCCGCCGCTGTTCGTGGCGCTCGGGAGCGAGCGCCTAACGATTAACGGCGGCGAGCATCGTGCGGAGGTATCGGCGCGGCTCTTCGATTTCGGGACGTGCTCGCTGCAGCTCCGGGTCGAGGCGTCGGCAGCGCTCATGTGGGACGAGTTCACGGCGTTCGGCAACGCCGTCGACACGTCGCCGGAGCTTGGCGCGATCTTCACGCGGCACGTCGAGGCGTTGCGCGCGCGAGTGGCGCCAGCGGTCGAGCGGCCGAATCTGGCGATGGTGGTCGAGGACTATGTCGTTTTCCGCCTGACGAGACTCACCGATGAGAGCGACAAGCCGATGCGCACCGACGTGCTCACCGACGAGCACATCGTGCCGCTCCTCCTGCGCGAGCGCCGCAGCCTCTCCGCCGCTGCGCGACGAGAGCTGTTGCCGCATCGATTCTCGTACTATGCCGACGATCTGACTATCCTCACCTGGGACAACGCGCTGGTCATCGAGCCGCGGGCCGACGACCGGGACGTCGAGTATATCGTCGAGTTCGCAAACGCTCAACTTCTCGAGCTTCGCTATTACGACGCGGTGCTCGACAACGAGCTGCCGGCGATGTACGACCGGATCGCTGCGGCGCGCGGCCGCATCTCGGCGCTCCCGACCTGGCGCTACCGCCCGCTCCTCGCGCGGCTACAGACACGCGTCGCCGACCTGACGGAGACGATTGAGCGCGTGGAGAACGCGCTCAAGGTGACCGACGACGTCTATCTCGCGCGAATCTACGCCGCCGCGCTCGAGCTCTTTCGGGGAAGGGACTGGCGGCGAGGGATCGAGCGCAAGCTCTCGATCGTGCGCGAGACGTACGGGATGCTGAACGCCGAAGCACAGTCGGCGCGAGCGGAGTTGCTCGAAATCGCGATCATTGCCTTGATCGTAATCGAAATCGTGGTCGGTTTGAGAAGGGGCTAGGGGCTAGGGGCTAGGGGCTAGGGGCTAGGGGCTAGGGGCTAGGGGCTAGAAGAGCCGGCCTCAGATAACCCTAGCCCCTACGCCCTAGCCTCTAGCCCCTTATGCGGCCTTGGCCGCCACCTGCAACCGATCGCAGATCGACACCGGATCCACGAATCGTCCGTCCGCGCCTAACGTTCGGATGATTCGCTCGCCGAAGATCGGCGCGATGCGGGCCCAGTTGCTGCTCACCGCGCCGACGTAGCGGTCGAAGAGCGTTGTGTCGGGCTTGCCACGGGAGTACACACCATTGCGCAGCACGGTGTTGCGGCTCGCGTACTTGACGCGTGACGCGAGACGGTCGGCCTCGAACCACCACGCGATCACGCCGAAGCTCGTCATCTCACGCGCGAAGTCGACGAGATCGGTCGGAAAGGTCCACGTCAGCACCGACGGCTTGCCGATCGTGCGCAGATGTCGTACGAACTCGCGAAGGCGGCCGGTGTCGAGACTCGCGACGCGCTCCTTTTCTGTCCAGAAGGGCGGCAGACCGGCAGTCTTGAGACAGTCGGCGGCGTCGAGATCGACATGCACGTGGCCGCGGTTGTCACGCAGCCAGTCGCCGAAGCTGGTCTTGCCGCTGGCGGGCACGCCGGTGATGAGCAAAGTATGGACTTGAGCTGGCATGGGTAGTTCCTGCGACGTCACTCGCCGGTGGCGGGCGTCGCGCTCGAAGACGAAGTCGTGGGAGTCGCGGCTGGCGCTGGCGTCGGCGTTCCACCGCCTGGACGCAGCAGCCTCGCTATCAAGACGACCAACACGAGAACGGCCAACGCCAACGCGCTCCAAAAGACGATCGTAGGGGTGACGCCGGTCACATTCGCCGCACCGTTCTCCGGCCCGGACACAACGTCCTGCGCCGGAGCGCCAAGCAATCGAGGCGCGAGCAGCGCGAGATCGTAGCGAGGCGGCGTCAGTTCGGGTCGTCCATACAGCAGCGAGAGTGGCGTGTGTCCATCGCGGAAGAACCGCAAGCGATATGCAGGGAGCAGAAGAGTCGGGTCGCGCAGAGGAAGCGGCGCGTTGTCTCCCTCATCGATCACGACGGAAACATCGGCCACGCGGAGCGGCGGCAAGTCAATGGTCAGCGCCGGTGCAGGCAGCTCAGGCTCGGTATTTCGCCAGGGCAACTTCGCAATCGTGATCGGGCCGCCGCGAGCGCGGATGTCTTCTTCCGCTGGCGGAAGCATCTCGACCGCGAGCTGCCGATCGAAGACGCGCGCATCGGTGTGAATCACCAATCTCGAACGCGGTAATCCTGCGTACGGCAGACGAATGCGATAGCGCGAGCGAGAGGCTGGATCGCGGGTGCTCCTCACGCGCTCGAGCGCTGGGAGCGGCAGCGAAAGCGGCTCGTCCAAACGCTCGACGAGGAATGGTACTTGATGATTGTCGGCGGTTGCGATGCGGACATCGGCAAGCGAGCCATGCGCGAGCGCGGCCGCATCGAGAGGCAGCGTCGTGAGGCCGGTGCCGCCTAACGGGATACTTCGAGAGAATCCGAATCTTTGCGGATCGATCTCTGCGCCGGTCATCGGTATCGCCGCACTGCTGTCGGTCGCAGCGACGGCGGTCGCGCGCGCCGCGCCCCAGTGCGCCACCGCGAGCGTCAACGACGAAACTCGCTCGCGTTCGGCTTCGAGATCGTAGCTGGGCGCCCTGAGGCGCTCGTCTCCATAACGAGCGACGAGCGGTTGACCGTTGCTCTCGAAGAAGATGAAGGGAAGTGTGGCCAAGACGGCCGTCGCACCGGTGACGTCGAGCGGTGGATTGTTGCCGTCGTCGACCGCGAGCTCGAGCTGCGCTTCGCTCGGCGGCGAAATCGGAATGCGGAGCGCCGCCGCGGCGATGCCGTCGCGCACCGAACGGCGCAGCGTTGCCGCGCCGAGCTCTGTCGGAACGACCGTGCTGCCGTCCAGACGGCCTTCAGTGATACGCGCTTGCCGAAGCACGTTGCCGCCGCCGACGTCGAGCTCGATCGCGACGATCGGCAGGTGCGCACCCGGCAGCTGAATGCGAAAGCGACTCTTTCCGGGCTCGCTCGGCCGGCGCACGACGGTGACCGGCGAGCGCAGCGGGGCAGGGCCACGCGTCGCGGATGCAACGCGGACATTGACGCGGCGCGGCAAGGGCATACGCGCGCTCGAGCGGTCGTCCCAGGTGAGACGCAGATATCGATAGCTGCCCGCGGCGAAATCGAGGGTCGTCAGCTCGAGCTGGTCGTTAGGCAAATCGAACAACGTGCCGTCGGGAACGAGAATCGTCCAGTGCGATCGATCGCCGCTCCCCTCGAGACGCACACGCTTGAGGAAGGGAGCCGGCAACCCTTCGATGCGCGCTCGGTCGATCGGAAGCAGCTGCTCGAGATCGGCCTCGAATCCACTTGAGAGCTTCGTCGGCGCGACGCGAAGAACGCGCGTTCCACGCCACTGCGCCTCGATCTGCGGAGTGACGAGGAGATAAGGAACCTCTTTGTTCGCGGCGTCGTAGAGGCGGAGATCGTTCGCACCACCGGTGCCGATGGCCGCGCGACCATCCGCTGCCGCGACCTCGGCGACGTGAAATGGTTGCGCACCGGCGAGGAACGCAGCGTCGAGAGTCAGCCGATTCGGTCCGGCGCCACCGGGGATGACGGGTCGCTCGGAGCGCTGTGCAGGCAACGGGAACGCGGCCACAACGCCTAACGTGAGCGCCAGCGCGAGGTGCCTCACGACACGGCCTCCGACGGCTTCGCACGCGAACCGAGCACGAACCTCTGCAGCGCAACAGTGATCAGGAGCGCGCAGAAGGCAATACCAACGAGCGACCCCACACGATACAAGCCTCCTAATCTCC
This genomic interval from Gemmatimonadaceae bacterium contains the following:
- a CDS encoding prepilin-type N-terminal cleavage/methylation domain-containing protein is translated as MSSLLRARKGFTLIELLIVVVIIGILAAIAIPKFANTKNKAYVTAMKSDLRNLVTAEEAFFSDSTYYTTATTLVTRKGFKNSSGVGVPAVTPGPGYWSATVTHSQLAGSTCGIGVNTTSPTITTAGDGEPACYVP
- a CDS encoding DUF4142 domain-containing protein; the encoded protein is MSTPFRTPMLRAALFSGLVVAATAAVATVHSLYAAPAPAPKAALDDATIVAIFDAANTWDIETGALAEKKGTTKEIRDFGAMLVHDHTMVRQQGRDLAKKLGVHPTPPKDFAMAKDHETAMAMLRAAKGAEFDRAFLQHEVAYHKAVIDAVSTTLLPATQNQELKDLETRIAPAFEAHMMAAQQKLDGLKKAD
- a CDS encoding helix-turn-helix domain-containing protein is translated as MLRVSPKPDAPTRGQILALLRRGQMTVDELAQAIGITDNAVRLHLAALERDGLARGVGVRREGVVGKPATLYGVSPEGEAAFSKAYEPVLTTLLVTLAGRLGELELSDLLRDVGRQLAATSVSASATLEHRVRAAAAVLDALGADTDVRRSGANGFVVKGFACPLSRSVAQCPPLCGAVEELVSGITKAKVQEKCDRSDVPRCTFVVTPRPQRNRS
- a CDS encoding DUF3999 family protein is translated as MRHLALALTLGVVAAFPLPAQRSERPVIPGGAGPNRLTLDAAFLAGAQPFHVAEVAAADGRAAIGTGGANDLRLYDAANKEVPYLLVTPQIEAQWRGTRVLRVAPTKLSSGFEADLEQLLPIDRARIEGLPAPFLKRVRLEGSGDRSHWTILVPDGTLFDLPNDQLELTTLDFAAGSYRYLRLTWDDRSSARMPLPRRVNVRVASATRGPAPLRSPVTVVRRPSEPGKSRFRIQLPGAHLPIVAIELDVGGGNVLRQARITEGRLDGSTVVPTELGAATLRRSVRDGIAAAALRIPISPPSEAQLELAVDDGNNPPLDVTGATAVLATLPFIFFESNGQPLVARYGDERLRAPSYDLEAERERVSSLTLAVAHWGAARATAVAATDSSAAIPMTGAEIDPQRFGFSRSIPLGGTGLTTLPLDAAALAHGSLADVRIATADNHQVPFLVERLDEPLSLPLPALERVRSTRDPASRSRYRIRLPYAGLPRSRLVIHTDARVFDRQLAVEMLPPAEEDIRARGGPITIAKLPWRNTEPELPAPALTIDLPPLRVADVSVVIDEGDNAPLPLRDPTLLLPAYRLRFFRDGHTPLSLLYGRPELTPPRYDLALLAPRLLGAPAQDVVSGPENGAANVTGVTPTIVFWSALALAVLVLVVLIARLLRPGGGTPTPAPAATPTTSSSSATPATGE